The Armatimonadota bacterium genome includes the window AGTTTCTGAATCTCTGAGGCGCCTTCGCCGATCTCGGTCAGTTTGGCGTCGCGCCAGAGCTTCTCGATCAGATGCTCAAAGGTGAGACCTCGGCCTCCGTGAATCTGCAGCATGCGGTTGGTCACGTTGCGGGCCACCTCGCTCGCGAAAAGCTTCGCAAAGCTGGCCTCCTTCACGATGGGTAGCCCGTGATCGTGCATCCATGCGGCCTTCTGAACGAGCAGCGAAGCGGCCTCGACCTCCATAGCGCTTTCGGCGACCATGTTCTGGACCGACTGCATCTGGCTCAGCGAACGCCCAAACTGCTCGCGTTGCTTGGAGTACTCGATCCCGACCTCCAACGCCTTCTCCGCGATCCCGACGGCCATCGCTCCGATGCCCACCCTGCCCAGATAGAGCAGGCCGATCACGTCCTCGAAGCTCCCTGGCGTGTGCCAAGCCACGCAGTCTTTCATCGCGAACTGGAGCGTGTAGCTGGCGCTGACCGAAGTCGTCCGAATCCGCCCGAGGTCCTTGAAGCCAGGCTGGTCCTTTTCCATCAGAAACGCCGAGAGGTT containing:
- a CDS encoding acyl-CoA dehydrogenase family protein, whose product is MVPHFNDEEARYLEGVRQFARNEVFPNTRAWEKDTFPADIWTRTAALGITSCILDKRLGGRGYSAQTYAETVRILAAADPALAMNVAAINALCVAHFEHFANDEQRAKYLPGVLSGESPLAWGLTEPGAGSDARRVETVATPIEGRPGYFHLNGHKMFITNGGFAKLFIIIARLDEKNLSAFLMEKDQPGFKDLGRIRTTSVSASYTLQFAMKDCVAWHTPGSFEDVIGLLYLGRVGIGAMAVGIAEKALEVGIEYSKQREQFGRSLSQMQSVQNMVAESAMEVEAASLLVQKAAWMHDHGLPIVKEASFAKLFASEVARNVTNRMLQIHGGRGLTFEHLIEKLWRDAKLTEIGEGASEIQKLVIAKALLK